Proteins encoded by one window of Nomascus leucogenys isolate Asia chromosome 19, Asia_NLE_v1, whole genome shotgun sequence:
- the CTNS gene encoding cystinosin isoform X2, which translates to MSGVSAQFPVTGPNSDPVPHVIDLGPSRVKRQPHCSSRCKAGERQLDQRQHRPAVVVPPGVTNSSFQVTSQNVGQVTVYLHGNHSNQTGPRIRFLVIRSSAISIINQVIGWIYFVAWSISFYPQVIMNWRRKSVIGLSFDFVALNLTGFVAYSVFNIGLLWVPYIKEQFLLKYPNGVNPVNSNDVFFSLHAVVLTLIIIVHCCLYERGGQRVSWPAIGFLVLAWLFAFVTMIVAAVGVTTWLQFLFCFSYIKLAVTLVKYFPQVLPGPCSRGRWQERRELHGPGPAPVRQLLPGQGNRMESHREPGSPAGAGWWGSQPAALPPGWNHRSSLAEAPGTPRSPKHQASCGWFPFSTPQSFLMPLALPPPLPPFPQQETLER; encoded by the exons atGTCAGGGGTTTCGGCCCAGTTTCCTGTCACAGGCCCGAACTCTGACCCAGTGCCTCATGTCATTGATTTGGGTCCTTCCAGAGTCAAGCGTCAGCCTCACTGTTCCTCCCGTTGTAAAGCTGGAGAACGGCAGCTCGACCAACGTCAGCATCGCCCTGCG GTTGTGGTGCCTCCTGGAGTGACAAATTCTTCTTTTCAAGTGACATCTCAAAATGTTGGACAAGTTACTGTTTATCTACATGGAAATCACTCCAATCAGACCGG CCCGAGGATACGCTTTCTCGTGATCCGCAGCAGCGCCATTAGCATCATAAACCAGGTGATTGGCTGGATCTACTTTGTGGCCTGGTCCATCTCCTTCTACCCTCAGGTGATCATGAATTGGAGGCGGAAAAG CGTCATTGGTCTGAGCTTTGACTTCGTGGCTCTGAACCTGACGGGCTTCGTGGCCTACAGTGTATTCAACATCGGCCTCCTCTGGGTGCCCTACATCAAG GAGCAGTTTCTCCTCAAATACCCCAACGGAGTGAACCCCGTGAACAGCAATGACGTCTTCTTCAGCCTGCACGCGGTTGTCCTCACGCTGATCATCATCGTGCACTGCTGCCTGTATGAG CGCGGTGGCCAGCGCGTGTCCTGGCCTGCCATCGGCTTCCTGGTGCTCGCGTGGCTCTTCGCATTTGTCACCATGATCGTGGCTGCAGTGGGAGTGACCACGTGGCTGCAGTTTCTCTTCTGCTTCTCCTACATCAAGCTCGCAGTCACGCTGGTCAAGTATTTTCCACAGGTACTTCCGGGGCCCTGTTCACGTGGCCGGTGGCAGGAGAGGCGAGAGCTCCATGGCCCAGGCCCTGCTCCGGTGCGGCAGCTCCTGCCGGGGCAAGGAAACAGGATGGAAAGCCACAGGGAGCCCGGGAGCCCAGCAGGGGCGGGGTGGTGGGGAAGCCAGCCTGCCGCTCTTCCCCCGGGCTGGAATCACAGGAGCTCGTTAGCGGAGGCCCCTGGGACCCCACGCTCCCCTAAGCATCAGGCGTCGTGCGGGTGGTTCCCCTTCTCCACACCCCAGTCTTTCCTGATGCCTTTGGCTCTGCCCCCACCACTGCCTCCATTTCCACAGCAGGAGACTCTGgaaaggtga
- the CTNS gene encoding cystinosin isoform X4, protein MIRNWLTIFILFPLKLVEKCESSVSLTVPPVVKLENGSSTNVSIALRPPLNATLVITFEITFRSKNITILELPDEVVVPPGVTNSSFQVTSQNVGQVTVYLHGNHSNQTGPRIRFLVIRSSAISIINQVIGWIYFVAWSISFYPQVIMNWRRKSVIGLSFDFVALNLTGFVAYSVFNIGLLWVPYIKEQFLLKYPNGVNPVNSNDVFFSLHAVVLTLIIIVHCCLYERGGQRVSWPAIGFLVLAWLFAFVTMIVAAVGVTTWLQFLFCFSYIKLAVTLVKYFPQAYMNFYYKSTEGWSIGNVLLDFTGGSFSLLQMFLQSYNNDQWTLIFGDPTKFGLGVFSIVFDVVFFIQHFCLYRKRPGLQAARTGSGSRLRQDWAPSLQPKALPQTTSVSASSLKG, encoded by the exons ATGATAAGGAATTGGCTgactatttttatcctttttcccCTGAAGCTCGTAGAGAAATGTG AGTCAAGCGTCAGCCTCACTGTTCCTCCCGTTGTAAAGCTGGAGAACGGCAGCTCGACCAACGTCAGCATCGCCCTGCG GCCACCATTAAATGCAACCCTGGTGATCACTTTTGAAATCACATTTCGTTCCAAAAATATTACTATCCTTGAGCTCCCCGATGAA GTTGTGGTGCCTCCTGGAGTGACAAATTCTTCTTTTCAAGTGACATCTCAAAATGTTGGACAAGTTACTGTTTATCTACATGGAAATCACTCCAATCAGACCGG CCCGAGGATACGCTTTCTCGTGATCCGCAGCAGCGCCATTAGCATCATAAACCAGGTGATTGGCTGGATCTACTTTGTGGCCTGGTCCATCTCCTTCTACCCTCAGGTGATCATGAATTGGAGGCGGAAAAG CGTCATTGGTCTGAGCTTTGACTTCGTGGCTCTGAACCTGACGGGCTTCGTGGCCTACAGTGTATTCAACATCGGCCTCCTCTGGGTGCCCTACATCAAG GAGCAGTTTCTCCTCAAATACCCCAACGGAGTGAACCCCGTGAACAGCAATGACGTCTTCTTCAGCCTGCACGCGGTTGTCCTCACGCTGATCATCATCGTGCACTGCTGCCTGTATGAG CGCGGTGGCCAGCGCGTGTCCTGGCCTGCCATCGGCTTCCTGGTGCTCGCGTGGCTCTTCGCATTTGTCACCATGATCGTGGCTGCAGTGGGAGTGACCACGTGGCTGCAGTTTCTCTTCTGCTTCTCCTACATCAAGCTCGCAGTCACGCTGGTCAAGTATTTTCCACAG GCCTACATGAACTTTTACTACAAAAGCACTGAGGGCTGGAGCATTGGCAACGTGCTCCTGGACTTCACCGGgggcagcttcagcctcctgcagATGTTCCTCCAGTCCTACAACAACG ACCAGTGGACGCTGATCTTCGGAGACCCAACCAAGTTTGGCCTCGGGGTCTTCTCCATTGTGTTCGACGTTGTCTTCTTCATCCAGCACTTctgtttgtacagaaagagaccGGG GCTTCAGGCAGCGCGCACAGGCTCTGGGAGCCGTCTCAGGCAGGACTGGGCACCGAGCTTGCAGCCGAAGGCCTTGCCCCAAACTACCAGCGTTTCTGCGAGCAGCTTGAAGGGCTGA
- the CTNS gene encoding cystinosin isoform X1, translated as MIRNWLTIFILFPLKLVEKCESSVSLTVPPVVKLENGSSTNVSIALRPPLNATLVITFEITFRSKNITILELPDEVVVPPGVTNSSFQVTSQNVGQVTVYLHGNHSNQTGPRIRFLVIRSSAISIINQVIGWIYFVAWSISFYPQVIMNWRRKSVIGLSFDFVALNLTGFVAYSVFNIGLLWVPYIKEQFLLKYPNGVNPVNSNDVFFSLHAVVLTLIIIVHCCLYERGGQRVSWPAIGFLVLAWLFAFVTMIVAAVGVTTWLQFLFCFSYIKLAVTLVKYFPQVLPGPCSRGRWQERRELHGPGPAPVRQLLPGQGNRMESHREPGSPAGAGWWGSQPAALPPGWNHRSSLAEAPGTPRSPKHQASCGWFPFSTPQSFLMPLALPPPLPPFPQQETLER; from the exons ATGATAAGGAATTGGCTgactatttttatcctttttcccCTGAAGCTCGTAGAGAAATGTG AGTCAAGCGTCAGCCTCACTGTTCCTCCCGTTGTAAAGCTGGAGAACGGCAGCTCGACCAACGTCAGCATCGCCCTGCG GCCACCATTAAATGCAACCCTGGTGATCACTTTTGAAATCACATTTCGTTCCAAAAATATTACTATCCTTGAGCTCCCCGATGAA GTTGTGGTGCCTCCTGGAGTGACAAATTCTTCTTTTCAAGTGACATCTCAAAATGTTGGACAAGTTACTGTTTATCTACATGGAAATCACTCCAATCAGACCGG CCCGAGGATACGCTTTCTCGTGATCCGCAGCAGCGCCATTAGCATCATAAACCAGGTGATTGGCTGGATCTACTTTGTGGCCTGGTCCATCTCCTTCTACCCTCAGGTGATCATGAATTGGAGGCGGAAAAG CGTCATTGGTCTGAGCTTTGACTTCGTGGCTCTGAACCTGACGGGCTTCGTGGCCTACAGTGTATTCAACATCGGCCTCCTCTGGGTGCCCTACATCAAG GAGCAGTTTCTCCTCAAATACCCCAACGGAGTGAACCCCGTGAACAGCAATGACGTCTTCTTCAGCCTGCACGCGGTTGTCCTCACGCTGATCATCATCGTGCACTGCTGCCTGTATGAG CGCGGTGGCCAGCGCGTGTCCTGGCCTGCCATCGGCTTCCTGGTGCTCGCGTGGCTCTTCGCATTTGTCACCATGATCGTGGCTGCAGTGGGAGTGACCACGTGGCTGCAGTTTCTCTTCTGCTTCTCCTACATCAAGCTCGCAGTCACGCTGGTCAAGTATTTTCCACAGGTACTTCCGGGGCCCTGTTCACGTGGCCGGTGGCAGGAGAGGCGAGAGCTCCATGGCCCAGGCCCTGCTCCGGTGCGGCAGCTCCTGCCGGGGCAAGGAAACAGGATGGAAAGCCACAGGGAGCCCGGGAGCCCAGCAGGGGCGGGGTGGTGGGGAAGCCAGCCTGCCGCTCTTCCCCCGGGCTGGAATCACAGGAGCTCGTTAGCGGAGGCCCCTGGGACCCCACGCTCCCCTAAGCATCAGGCGTCGTGCGGGTGGTTCCCCTTCTCCACACCCCAGTCTTTCCTGATGCCTTTGGCTCTGCCCCCACCACTGCCTCCATTTCCACAGCAGGAGACTCTGgaaaggtga
- the CTNS gene encoding cystinosin isoform X3, translating to MIRNWLTIFILFPLKLVEKCESSVSLTVPPVVKLENGSSTNVSIALRPPLNATLVITFEITFRSKNITILELPDEVVVPPGVTNSSFQVTSQNVGQVTVYLHGNHSNQTGPRIRFLVIRSSAISIINQVIGWIYFVAWSISFYPQVIMNWRRKSVIGLSFDFVALNLTGFVAYSVFNIGLLWVPYIKEQFLLKYPNGVNPVNSNDVFFSLHAVVLTLIIIVHCCLYERGGQRVSWPAIGFLVLAWLFAFVTMIVAAVGVTTWLQFLFCFSYIKLAVTLVKYFPQAYMNFYYKSTEGWSIGNVLLDFTGGSFSLLQMFLQSYNNDQWTLIFGDPTKFGLGVFSIVFDVVFFIQHFCLYRKRPGYDQLN from the exons ATGATAAGGAATTGGCTgactatttttatcctttttcccCTGAAGCTCGTAGAGAAATGTG AGTCAAGCGTCAGCCTCACTGTTCCTCCCGTTGTAAAGCTGGAGAACGGCAGCTCGACCAACGTCAGCATCGCCCTGCG GCCACCATTAAATGCAACCCTGGTGATCACTTTTGAAATCACATTTCGTTCCAAAAATATTACTATCCTTGAGCTCCCCGATGAA GTTGTGGTGCCTCCTGGAGTGACAAATTCTTCTTTTCAAGTGACATCTCAAAATGTTGGACAAGTTACTGTTTATCTACATGGAAATCACTCCAATCAGACCGG CCCGAGGATACGCTTTCTCGTGATCCGCAGCAGCGCCATTAGCATCATAAACCAGGTGATTGGCTGGATCTACTTTGTGGCCTGGTCCATCTCCTTCTACCCTCAGGTGATCATGAATTGGAGGCGGAAAAG CGTCATTGGTCTGAGCTTTGACTTCGTGGCTCTGAACCTGACGGGCTTCGTGGCCTACAGTGTATTCAACATCGGCCTCCTCTGGGTGCCCTACATCAAG GAGCAGTTTCTCCTCAAATACCCCAACGGAGTGAACCCCGTGAACAGCAATGACGTCTTCTTCAGCCTGCACGCGGTTGTCCTCACGCTGATCATCATCGTGCACTGCTGCCTGTATGAG CGCGGTGGCCAGCGCGTGTCCTGGCCTGCCATCGGCTTCCTGGTGCTCGCGTGGCTCTTCGCATTTGTCACCATGATCGTGGCTGCAGTGGGAGTGACCACGTGGCTGCAGTTTCTCTTCTGCTTCTCCTACATCAAGCTCGCAGTCACGCTGGTCAAGTATTTTCCACAG GCCTACATGAACTTTTACTACAAAAGCACTGAGGGCTGGAGCATTGGCAACGTGCTCCTGGACTTCACCGGgggcagcttcagcctcctgcagATGTTCCTCCAGTCCTACAACAACG ACCAGTGGACGCTGATCTTCGGAGACCCAACCAAGTTTGGCCTCGGGGTCTTCTCCATTGTGTTCGACGTTGTCTTCTTCATCCAGCACTTctgtttgtacagaaagagaccGGGGTATGACCAGCTGAACTAG